The following proteins are co-located in the Lichenicola cladoniae genome:
- a CDS encoding transposase: MADNWLFEAAHVKPADWMAPFADMFTAPTWQRVLVLLIGAVLSPGRRTVAAALRVTGLDQDPHFTNYHRVLNRCRWSSRRVARCLFCLLVTTFVPSGPVIIGLDDTLERRWGAKIAARGIYRDPTRSSHGHFVKASGLRWLSVMVLPEIAFAGRVWGLPFLTALAPSERYAMQRQRRHKKRNHPLSTAASCLIRQRGRSRRYLI, translated from the coding sequence ATGGCGGATAACTGGTTGTTTGAAGCGGCGCACGTGAAGCCGGCCGATTGGATGGCGCCGTTCGCTGACATGTTCACCGCCCCGACCTGGCAGCGTGTGCTGGTGCTGCTGATCGGTGCCGTGCTCAGCCCAGGACGCCGTACCGTGGCTGCGGCGCTTCGGGTCACTGGCCTGGACCAGGATCCGCATTTCACCAACTATCACCGCGTGCTTAATCGCTGCCGTTGGTCGAGCCGCCGGGTAGCGCGATGCCTGTTCTGCCTGTTGGTCACCACCTTTGTCCCGAGTGGGCCGGTCATCATCGGCCTGGACGACACGCTGGAACGACGTTGGGGCGCCAAGATCGCGGCACGCGGGATCTACCGCGATCCAACTCGGTCCTCGCACGGCCATTTCGTCAAGGCGAGCGGCCTGCGTTGGCTCTCGGTCATGGTGCTACCGGAGATTGCCTTTGCGGGGCGGGTCTGGGGATTACCATTTCTGACCGCTTTGGCGCCCTCCGAGCGATATGCGATGCAACGCCAGCGGCGGCACAAGAAGCGTAACCATCCGCTGAGCACCGCGGCATCATGTCTGATCAGGCAGCGTGGCCGATCGCGGCGGTATTTGATTTAA
- the tnpC gene encoding IS66 family transposase: MDAEFAAPPDEVELLKAALLAARADVARVIAEAQAQQSSDQALIAHLKLQIEKLNRDRFGPRSERTARLLEQMELQLEELEASATEDELAAEAAAAKTTAVTGFTRKRPARRPFPEHLPRERVVIAGPSACACCGGTRLSRLGEDVTETLEVVPRSWKVIQHVREKFSCRDCERISQPPAPFHVTPRGWAGPNLLAMILFEKFGQHQPLNRQAERYAREGVEVSLSTLADQVGACTTVLMPLFGRLAAHVMAAERLHGDDTTVPVLARGKTDIARLWVYVRDDRPFGGLAPPGAVFHYSRDRGGEHPQGHLAAYTGILQADAYGGYGKLYEPGRKPGPIVEAACWAHARRKFFVLADLAGSARRAAHGKAPAVLSPICLEAVQRIDALFDIERDINGHSAEERRAIRQASSLPLVMDLQDWLGQQRAKLARGNDIAKAIDYMLKRWTAFTRFADDGRICLSNNAAERALRGIALGRKSWLFCGSDRGGQRAAIMYSLIVTAKMNDVDPQAWLADVLARIAEHPVQRLDDLLPWHWLKSNTAAIGHAA, translated from the coding sequence ATGGACGCCGAGTTTGCCGCACCGCCGGATGAGGTCGAGCTGCTCAAGGCAGCGCTCCTGGCAGCACGTGCCGACGTCGCCCGGGTCATAGCCGAGGCCCAAGCCCAGCAATCCAGCGACCAGGCGTTGATCGCCCACCTCAAGCTGCAGATTGAGAAACTGAACCGTGACCGCTTCGGACCACGCTCGGAGCGCACCGCCCGCCTGCTGGAGCAGATGGAACTGCAGCTGGAAGAGCTGGAAGCATCGGCCACCGAGGACGAGCTGGCTGCCGAGGCCGCCGCGGCCAAGACTACAGCCGTCACCGGCTTTACCCGCAAGCGCCCGGCCCGGCGCCCGTTTCCCGAACACCTCCCTCGCGAGCGCGTCGTCATCGCAGGTCCGTCGGCCTGCGCCTGCTGCGGCGGCACACGCCTGTCCAGGCTGGGGGAGGACGTCACGGAGACCCTGGAGGTCGTCCCGCGCAGCTGGAAAGTCATCCAGCATGTGCGTGAGAAATTCTCCTGCCGCGATTGCGAGCGCATCAGTCAGCCCCCGGCGCCATTCCACGTGACGCCCCGCGGCTGGGCCGGACCGAACCTGCTGGCCATGATTCTGTTCGAGAAGTTCGGCCAGCATCAGCCGCTCAACCGTCAGGCAGAACGCTATGCCCGCGAGGGTGTGGAGGTCAGCCTGTCGACGCTGGCCGACCAGGTCGGTGCCTGCACAACCGTGCTGATGCCGCTGTTTGGGCGCTTGGCTGCTCATGTCATGGCGGCAGAACGGCTGCATGGCGATGACACCACGGTGCCGGTGCTGGCCCGCGGCAAGACCGACATCGCCCGTCTGTGGGTCTACGTGCGCGACGATCGGCCGTTCGGTGGTCTCGCTCCGCCGGGTGCTGTGTTCCACTACTCGCGCGATCGCGGCGGCGAACACCCGCAAGGCCATCTGGCAGCCTACACCGGCATCCTGCAGGCAGATGCTTATGGCGGCTATGGCAAGCTCTATGAACCGGGACGCAAACCCGGGCCGATCGTGGAAGCTGCCTGCTGGGCGCATGCGCGCCGGAAGTTTTTCGTGCTGGCCGACCTTGCGGGCAGCGCGCGCCGTGCGGCGCACGGCAAGGCCCCAGCGGTTCTGTCGCCAATCTGCCTGGAAGCCGTGCAACGCATCGACGCCCTGTTCGACATCGAACGCGACATCAACGGCCACAGTGCCGAGGAGCGCCGGGCGATCCGGCAGGCCTCGTCACTTCCCCTGGTGATGGACCTGCAGGACTGGTTGGGTCAGCAGCGGGCTAAGCTCGCGCGTGGCAACGACATCGCCAAAGCCATCGACTACATGCTGAAACGCTGGACGGCGTTTACCCGGTTTGCGGATGATGGACGGATCTGCCTCAGCAACAACGCGGCCGAACGCGCCCTGAGAGGCATCGCACTTGGGCGAAAATCCTGGCTGTTCTGTGGTTCGGATCGCGGCGGGCAGCGTGCCGCAATCATGTACAGCTTGATCGTCACGGCCAAGATGAACGACGTTGACCCGCAGGCTTGGCTGGCTGACGTGCTGGCCCGCATCGCGGAACATCCGGTGCAACGCCTCGATGATCTGCTGCCATGGCACTGGCTTAAATCAAATACCGCCGCGATCGGCCACGCTGCCTGA
- the tnpB gene encoding IS66 family insertion sequence element accessory protein TnpB (TnpB, as the term is used for proteins encoded by IS66 family insertion elements, is considered an accessory protein, since TnpC, encoded by a neighboring gene, is a DDE family transposase.): protein MRGLALQVQEGLGRDPFAGDVFVFRGRSGSLIKAIWHDGIGLSLYAKRLDRGRFIWPQTVDGAVPLTAAQMGYLLEAIDWRNPRQTWRPQSAG, encoded by the coding sequence ATGCGCGGTCTTGCTCTGCAGGTGCAGGAAGGGCTTGGCCGAGATCCATTTGCTGGGGATGTTTTTGTTTTTAGGGGCCGCAGTGGTTCGCTGATCAAGGCGATCTGGCATGATGGCATCGGTTTGTCGCTCTATGCCAAGCGCCTGGATCGCGGGCGCTTCATTTGGCCGCAGACGGTGGATGGCGCAGTGCCGCTGACAGCGGCGCAGATGGGTTATTTGCTGGAGGCGATCGACTGGCGCAATCCGCGGCAGACATGGCGTCCACAATCTGCAGGATAA
- the tnpA gene encoding IS66-like element accessory protein TnpA, whose translation MDGVMEIITGREGRRRWSTADKLRIVAETQEPGVAIRAVAARHDICESLLFTWRRQVREGVLRAASDMAMFMPVQMIGVAPTESMPSNSAPHSVAPMRSVPTSGLIEIELGNGRHVRVGSDVNLGALRRVLAALRE comes from the coding sequence ATGGATGGCGTGATGGAGATCATCACCGGGCGTGAGGGTCGGCGGCGTTGGAGCACGGCAGATAAGCTGCGCATTGTTGCTGAGACGCAGGAGCCTGGTGTTGCGATCCGCGCTGTCGCGGCTCGCCATGATATTTGCGAAAGCCTTCTGTTCACCTGGCGACGACAGGTGCGTGAGGGTGTGCTGAGGGCGGCGTCGGATATGGCGATGTTCATGCCGGTGCAGATGATCGGGGTGGCTCCCACGGAATCCATGCCATCCAATTCGGCACCGCACTCGGTAGCGCCGATGCGATCCGTGCCGACGTCCGGGCTCATCGAAATCGAGCTGGGCAATGGCCGACACGTCCGCGTTGGCAGCGACGTCAATCTCGGCGCGTTGCGGCGCGTGCTGGCGGCGCTGCGCGAGTGA
- a CDS encoding transposase produces the protein MADNWLFEAAHVKPADWMAPFADMFTAPTWQRVLVLLIGAVLSPGRRTVAAALRVTGLDQDPHFTNYHRVLNRCRWSSRRVARCLFCLLVTTFVPSGPVIIGLDDTLEVSLR, from the coding sequence ATGGCGGATAACTGGTTGTTTGAAGCGGCGCACGTGAAGCCGGCCGATTGGATGGCGCCGTTCGCTGACATGTTCACCGCCCCGACCTGGCAGCGTGTGCTGGTGCTGCTGATCGGTGCCGTGCTCAGCCCAGGACGCCGTACCGTGGCTGCGGCGCTTCGGGTCACTGGCCTGGACCAGGATCCGCATTTCACCAACTATCACCGCGTGCTTAATCGCTGCCGTTGGTCGAGCCGCCGGGTAGCGCGATGCCTGTTCTGCCTGTTGGTCACCACCTTTGTCCCGAGTGGGCCGGTCATCATCGGCCTGGACGACACGCTGGAAGTATCCCTCCGCTGA
- a CDS encoding GntR family transcriptional regulator has translation MSKLHTLLANRVIAYVRRERFPVGHHLTEQSLERVLGTSRSPVRGALAHLAEMGIVETRPPLRGYFLARAAESIAAGSDDHAFAADDEAYLALARDRLLGELKPVVTEVDLMRRYGLTRQRVGRLLDRIANEGWIERRTSKGWSFQPMIDGPRSYAESYELRRLLEPSAMMLSTFVIDSVLLRRLRQQQEALVSEGYASASHVELFVANATFHETLATLSGNRFIHQTIVRQNQLRRLIEYKEIDDRSRVRRQCEEHVAIIALLERGERAQAAILLEQHLANASLEKVALLTGASEAGDKVDEAYRTVRRGRIGTILVLPDCE, from the coding sequence ATGAGTAAGCTCCACACGCTCTTGGCAAACCGGGTGATCGCCTACGTGAGGCGGGAGCGGTTTCCGGTCGGTCATCACCTTACCGAGCAATCTTTGGAGAGGGTGCTTGGGACATCCAGATCGCCGGTGCGGGGCGCGCTTGCCCATCTTGCAGAGATGGGCATCGTCGAGACCCGCCCGCCATTGAGGGGGTATTTCCTCGCTCGGGCTGCCGAATCGATCGCCGCCGGTAGCGACGATCATGCCTTTGCTGCTGACGATGAAGCTTATCTGGCACTTGCTCGGGATCGACTATTGGGCGAACTGAAGCCTGTTGTCACCGAGGTCGACTTGATGCGTCGATACGGCCTGACCCGTCAACGGGTCGGCCGCTTGTTAGACCGCATCGCGAACGAGGGATGGATCGAGCGTCGGACGAGCAAGGGGTGGTCGTTCCAGCCGATGATCGACGGACCGCGATCCTATGCCGAAAGCTATGAGTTGCGCAGGCTGCTCGAGCCATCGGCCATGATGCTGTCGACCTTCGTGATCGACTCCGTGTTGCTCCGGCGACTTCGGCAACAACAGGAGGCACTAGTCAGCGAAGGTTACGCGAGCGCCAGCCACGTCGAACTCTTCGTGGCCAACGCGACGTTCCATGAGACTTTAGCGACTCTGTCAGGCAACCGATTCATTCACCAGACGATCGTGCGACAGAATCAGCTGCGGCGCCTCATCGAGTACAAAGAAATTGACGATCGCTCTCGCGTCAGACGCCAGTGCGAGGAACACGTGGCGATCATCGCGCTTCTGGAGCGGGGTGAGCGAGCGCAGGCGGCGATCCTACTAGAGCAACATCTTGCCAATGCTTCCTTGGAGAAGGTCGCGCTTCTGACGGGGGCGTCTGAGGCAGGCGATAAAGTTGATGAGGCTTACAGAACGGTGCGCAGAGGTCGGATCGGCACTATTCTCGTATTACCGGATTGCGAATAA
- a CDS encoding ABC transporter permease subunit, whose product MASGLAFVFSDGQPISGLSDQFLALSGTVHGVSIPMIVMIVMVVVVAVSWVVLARTRFGMHVYAVCGNAHVARVADVDQRSIRFMVYIDAGALAGLAGVMLAARAAAGIANTGAGYELNGPPPP is encoded by the coding sequence GTGGCGTCCGGCCTGGCCTTCGTGTTCAGCGACGGCCAGCCGATCTCCGGCCTGTCCGACCAGTTCCTGGCACTGTCGGGCACCGTCCACGGCGTTTCCATTCCGATGATCGTGATGATCGTGATGGTCGTGGTGGTCGCGGTGTCCTGGGTCGTGTTGGCGCGGACCCGGTTCGGCATGCATGTCTACGCGGTCTGCGGCAACGCCCATGTAGCACGCGTGGCCGACGTCGACCAGCGCAGCATCCGCTTTATGGTCTACATCGACGCGGGCGCGCTCGCCGGGCTCGCGGGCGTGATGCTCGCGGCACGCGCCGCCGCTGGGATCGCCAACACCGGCGCGGGCTACGAGCTCAACGGACCGCCGCCGCCGTGA
- a CDS encoding alpha/beta fold hydrolase, producing MAGVQGGIGGGPVTFSKQKALADWGWQLAIADRPGFGQSPSRGPDDMEGDAVWISDLLGDGGNLIGHSWGGAEALLAAARRPEAVRSLVLVEPALQGLAMTDPALEADPELKATVAGMMQPLLTAATPAEYARIFMRDLVGDAGARSSRGMGDLDEDGAAQLGCALLRGRMATPIELRRAAETVAAAKIPVLVVTGGWSASIDAVARVAAQATGGTQATVPSANHFPQLENSDAFNAAVDSFMRQHVGTAPTLSR from the coding sequence ATGGCGGGGGTCCAGGGTGGGATCGGCGGGGGTCCGGTGACCTTCTCCAAACAGAAGGCTTTGGCTGACTGGGGCTGGCAGCTCGCCATCGCGGACCGGCCAGGATTTGGTCAAAGCCCTTCGCGTGGTCCGGACGACATGGAGGGTGATGCCGTCTGGATCTCCGACTTGCTCGGGGATGGTGGCAATCTGATTGGGCATTCCTGGGGTGGCGCCGAGGCGCTGCTGGCGGCCGCACGCCGCCCTGAGGCCGTACGATCGCTGGTGCTGGTCGAGCCGGCGCTGCAGGGACTGGCAATGACCGATCCCGCCCTTGAGGCCGATCCAGAGCTTAAGGCAACGGTCGCGGGGATGATGCAGCCACTGCTGACTGCGGCGACGCCGGCCGAGTATGCCCGCATCTTCATGCGTGATTTGGTGGGGGATGCTGGGGCGAGAAGCTCCCGCGGGATGGGAGATCTCGACGAGGATGGGGCGGCACAACTTGGTTGCGCGCTTCTGCGCGGTCGGATGGCGACACCCATCGAGCTTCGCCGGGCTGCCGAGACCGTAGCCGCAGCAAAGATCCCGGTGTTGGTCGTGACCGGTGGATGGAGTGCTTCCATCGACGCAGTGGCAAGGGTCGCTGCTCAAGCGACTGGCGGCACCCAGGCCACGGTGCCATCGGCGAACCATTTCCCGCAGCTTGAGAACTCCGACGCATTTAATGCCGCCGTCGACTCATTCATGCGTCAGCACGTGGGAACCGCACCGACATTGTCACGTTGA
- a CDS encoding IS6 family transposase yields MAIEFKGSHFERDVILWGVRWYVAYPLSYRQIEEMMAERGVEVDHSTLHRWVLKYVPKLEDAFLARKRPVGGSWRMDETYVRIKGVWTYLYRAVDKAGATVDFLLTARRDRKAALRFLRKAAGRHGVPRKITIDKSGANTAAIESYNTEHDATIEIRRIKFLNNIVEQDHRAIKRMTRPMLSFKSFWSARITLAGIEIMHMIRKGQLHSTGKLRPAQQFYSLAE; encoded by the coding sequence ATGGCGATCGAGTTCAAGGGCAGCCACTTCGAGCGTGACGTTATCCTGTGGGGCGTGCGTTGGTATGTGGCTTATCCGCTGAGCTACCGCCAGATCGAGGAGATGATGGCCGAGCGAGGCGTCGAGGTTGACCACTCGACGCTGCATCGCTGGGTGCTCAAGTATGTCCCGAAGTTGGAGGATGCGTTCCTGGCACGTAAGCGCCCGGTCGGCGGTAGTTGGCGGATGGACGAGACCTACGTGCGCATCAAGGGCGTGTGGACGTATCTGTATCGTGCCGTCGACAAGGCCGGTGCCACGGTAGACTTCTTGCTGACCGCGCGACGCGATCGCAAGGCGGCGCTGCGGTTCCTGCGCAAGGCTGCTGGCCGGCATGGTGTTCCCCGGAAGATCACCATCGACAAGAGTGGCGCCAACACCGCGGCGATCGAGAGCTACAACACCGAGCATGATGCCACCATCGAGATCCGCCGGATCAAGTTTCTCAACAACATCGTCGAACAAGATCACCGGGCGATCAAACGAATGACCAGGCCGATGCTGAGCTTCAAGAGCTTCTGGTCAGCACGGATCACCCTGGCTGGCATCGAGATCATGCACATGATCCGCAAGGGCCAGCTGCACTCGACAGGAAAGCTGCGTCCAGCACAGCAGTTCTACTCGCTCGCAGAATAG
- a CDS encoding replication protein RepA encodes MARALVQATLPHLDPKTHYFERTNGLVTLSIVNRPQVGVPYGTLPRILMAWLCTEAVRTQNPELLLGKSQADFMRKLQLATGGRDVARLKDQAHRLFSSMISLTGKRGDETGLENISIAKRAMLFWNPRDPEEESKWESSLTLTADFFEEVTSSPIPIDMRVLHALKQSAMAMDIYTWLTYRIFLLRSKNRGQVTIPWERLRAQFGAGYGSRRSLTATPEDQAERDRKATSHFRFAFERRLREVLIFYPEARDAIDATKAGLTVRACALHIEHRPSWRTRDPVTLS; translated from the coding sequence ATGGCCCGCGCCCTAGTACAAGCCACGCTGCCTCATTTAGACCCAAAGACCCACTACTTTGAGCGCACGAATGGTTTGGTAACGTTGTCCATCGTCAATCGGCCCCAAGTCGGGGTGCCGTACGGGACGCTGCCTCGAATACTAATGGCCTGGCTATGCACAGAGGCCGTGCGTACACAAAACCCGGAACTCTTGCTCGGTAAAAGCCAAGCTGACTTTATGCGCAAGCTTCAGCTCGCGACTGGTGGTCGGGACGTTGCTCGACTTAAGGACCAGGCTCACAGGCTCTTTTCAAGCATGATCTCATTAACCGGCAAGCGCGGGGATGAGACCGGGCTAGAAAACATATCGATAGCGAAGCGAGCCATGTTGTTCTGGAATCCCAGGGATCCGGAAGAAGAAAGTAAGTGGGAAAGCTCATTGACTTTGACAGCCGACTTTTTCGAGGAAGTGACTAGCTCTCCAATCCCTATAGACATGCGCGTTCTCCATGCTCTCAAACAGTCCGCGATGGCTATGGATATTTATACTTGGCTTACCTACAGGATCTTTCTTCTGCGCTCAAAAAACCGGGGGCAGGTGACTATTCCGTGGGAACGCCTACGAGCGCAGTTCGGAGCGGGTTACGGCAGCCGCAGGAGCTTAACCGCTACACCCGAAGATCAGGCAGAGCGGGATCGCAAAGCTACGTCCCATTTCAGATTTGCGTTTGAACGACGTCTGAGAGAGGTCTTGATCTTTTACCCCGAAGCGCGGGATGCGATTGACGCGACTAAGGCCGGTTTAACAGTACGGGCTTGTGCGTTGCATATCGAGCACCGTCCTTCATGGCGCACCAGGGACCCGGTGACGCTCAGTTGA
- a CDS encoding DUF3991 and toprim domain-containing protein, translating to MMSGHDGELEQMRTGVSCAVLLERHSPPWRLDKKESTRHCLKYRRAAGEVLLVTHEGRGWWDPGSTAKGDVFGLVQYLNPGLNFGEVRKLLRPFVGLSPSYPAHEARSAPPRPVVPFDVKWNSRRRPARGSPTWRYLTEQRRLPTPTVLAAVYAGVLREGPYASAWFAHHDHDGGLTGIEMRGPEYRGFSPGGEKTLFRLPGKLANSSVPMRRLVVAEAPIDAMSIATHERLRADTLYLATAGGMGPATLTALELQLRELSERPGGVLVAATDNDRAGDGYATRLIEMAQAAGVGSERLLPLHGLKDWNDVLKQGRSS from the coding sequence ATGATGAGCGGTCATGATGGCGAGTTGGAGCAGATGAGGACAGGAGTCAGTTGTGCCGTGTTGCTGGAACGGCATTCGCCACCCTGGCGGTTGGACAAGAAGGAGAGCACCCGTCACTGCCTGAAATACCGCAGGGCGGCCGGCGAGGTCCTGCTGGTCACCCATGAGGGACGAGGCTGGTGGGACCCAGGCAGCACCGCGAAGGGCGATGTTTTCGGCTTGGTGCAGTATCTCAATCCCGGCCTGAACTTCGGCGAGGTGCGCAAGCTGCTGCGCCCGTTTGTTGGTTTGAGTCCATCCTACCCAGCGCACGAAGCTCGTTCGGCACCACCACGACCGGTCGTGCCGTTTGATGTGAAGTGGAACAGCCGACGCCGGCCAGCGCGGGGGTCGCCGACCTGGCGCTACCTGACGGAGCAGCGTCGCTTGCCGACGCCCACGGTTCTTGCCGCTGTTTATGCCGGGGTTCTGCGCGAAGGCCCCTACGCCAGTGCCTGGTTTGCTCACCATGACCACGACGGCGGACTGACCGGGATCGAGATGCGCGGCCCCGAGTACCGTGGCTTCAGCCCGGGCGGCGAGAAGACCTTGTTCCGGTTGCCGGGGAAACTAGCCAACAGCAGCGTCCCGATGCGCCGTCTGGTGGTGGCCGAGGCGCCGATCGACGCCATGAGCATCGCGACCCACGAGCGCTTGCGTGCTGACACGCTCTATCTTGCGACGGCAGGCGGCATGGGTCCGGCAACGCTGACAGCCCTCGAGCTGCAGCTTCGAGAGCTTTCAGAACGACCGGGAGGTGTCCTGGTCGCCGCGACCGACAATGACCGGGCCGGGGACGGCTACGCCACCCGGCTGATCGAGATGGCGCAAGCGGCGGGGGTTGGCTCTGAACGCTTGCTGCCACTGCATGGACTGAAGGACTGGAACGACGTGCTCAAGCAGGGGAGGTCTTCATGA
- the istB gene encoding IS21-like element helper ATPase IstB, which yields MPRALETLDDVIQQLERGQISAIEAIDMLLAEEITLRESRRIKAALQMARLATIKTLTGFDFSFQPSLDRNRIMALAGLDFINRHEVVHFIGQSGTGKSHLAAALGVEAIRAGRSVYFSPLADIIESLTKADREGRLRERIRYLCRSQLLIIDEIGYLTVGAAAGNLFFQLVNARYERGAMILTSNRGFSEWAEVFGDPVVATALLDRLLHHAVVVHIEGASYRLRQHADLFPEALHPKPNAVPAANTPRRRGRPPKNPDANTQ from the coding sequence ATGCCGCGCGCCCTGGAGACACTCGATGACGTCATCCAGCAGCTCGAGCGCGGACAGATCAGTGCCATCGAGGCAATCGACATGCTGCTCGCCGAGGAGATCACCTTGCGCGAAAGCCGCCGGATCAAGGCGGCCCTGCAGATGGCCAGGCTGGCCACCATCAAGACCCTGACCGGCTTTGACTTCTCGTTTCAGCCCTCACTGGACCGTAACCGCATCATGGCCCTGGCCGGGCTCGATTTCATCAACCGCCACGAGGTGGTTCATTTCATCGGACAGTCCGGAACCGGCAAAAGTCATCTCGCCGCAGCTCTTGGTGTGGAGGCGATCCGTGCCGGTCGCAGTGTTTACTTCTCGCCCCTCGCTGACATCATCGAGAGCCTGACAAAAGCTGATCGGGAGGGACGTCTGCGCGAGCGCATTCGCTATCTTTGCCGGTCGCAGCTGCTCATTATCGATGAAATCGGGTACCTCACCGTCGGCGCCGCCGCCGGAAACTTATTCTTCCAACTGGTCAACGCCCGATATGAACGTGGCGCCATGATCCTAACCAGCAACCGCGGATTCTCGGAATGGGCTGAAGTCTTTGGCGATCCCGTCGTCGCCACAGCCCTTTTGGATCGCCTCCTGCACCACGCCGTCGTCGTGCATATCGAGGGCGCAAGCTATCGCCTACGTCAGCATGCTGACCTCTTTCCGGAAGCCCTGCACCCGAAGCCAAATGCAGTGCCGGCTGCCAACACGCCTCGTCGACGCGGACGACCTCCCAAAAACCCTGACGCCAATACCCAATAA
- the istA gene encoding IS21 family transposase has translation MVRLGELVMILDLHRQGLSVSAIARRVGTDRKTVRKYIERGLEPPIYQARQPRPAKVAPFHPYLRERVAAYPDLTGSRLHREIRDLGYAGGYTAVKDFLRGVRPTTPAGFEVRFETPPGRQAQVDFAHFRTVFTDEPSVERVVWLFSLVLGHSRMLWGRFVPHQDLQTLLRCHAAAFEALHGAPTEILYDRMRTVFSREDPEAGHIVYNRTVVEFARHYGYLPKACQAYRAKTKGKVERPFRYIREDFFLSRSFRNLGDLNDQFRQWLDRVANARIHATTQRVVSEHFAEERPRLQPLPAGPFQAVLRLERRITRDGMVSVDGNLYSVPDTTHRRPVEVHSTASEVRILEEGHVVATHPVLEGRGQRRIIAGHRSAPPPPNSQTPRNGPLPGRSGDVVALRPLAFYDAVGKRLAADGAAA, from the coding sequence GTGGTCAGGCTTGGGGAGCTCGTCATGATCCTGGATCTGCATCGGCAAGGGTTGAGCGTATCGGCCATCGCGCGTCGCGTCGGCACCGATCGAAAGACCGTGCGCAAATATATCGAGCGGGGTCTCGAGCCGCCGATCTACCAGGCGCGACAGCCACGACCCGCCAAGGTGGCTCCGTTCCATCCCTACCTGCGTGAGCGTGTCGCGGCCTATCCTGACCTGACCGGCAGCCGCCTCCATCGTGAGATCCGCGATCTTGGCTATGCCGGGGGCTACACGGCGGTAAAGGATTTCCTGCGCGGCGTCCGGCCGACCACACCAGCTGGTTTCGAGGTGCGCTTCGAGACGCCACCAGGTCGCCAGGCGCAGGTCGACTTCGCCCATTTTCGCACCGTGTTCACCGACGAGCCAAGTGTCGAGCGGGTCGTGTGGCTCTTCTCGCTCGTGCTGGGCCACAGCCGGATGCTGTGGGGACGGTTCGTGCCGCATCAGGATCTGCAGACCTTGCTGCGTTGCCATGCCGCGGCTTTCGAGGCGTTGCACGGTGCGCCGACCGAAATCCTCTACGACCGCATGCGCACAGTGTTCAGTCGTGAGGATCCCGAGGCTGGCCACATCGTCTACAACCGGACTGTCGTCGAGTTCGCCCGGCACTACGGCTACCTGCCCAAAGCCTGCCAGGCCTATCGGGCCAAAACCAAGGGTAAGGTGGAGCGGCCGTTCCGCTACATCCGCGAGGATTTCTTCCTCAGTCGCAGCTTTCGCAACCTTGGCGACCTCAACGACCAGTTCCGCCAGTGGCTTGATCGGGTTGCCAACGCCCGCATCCACGCCACCACGCAGCGCGTGGTCAGCGAGCATTTCGCCGAGGAGCGCCCACGCCTGCAGCCGCTTCCGGCCGGACCGTTCCAGGCCGTGCTGCGCCTGGAGCGGCGCATCACCCGCGACGGCATGGTCTCCGTCGACGGCAATCTCTACAGCGTGCCCGATACCACCCATCGCCGGCCGGTCGAGGTGCACAGCACCGCCAGCGAAGTGCGCATTCTCGAGGAGGGGCACGTCGTCGCTACCCATCCCGTGCTGGAGGGACGCGGCCAGCGCCGTATCATCGCCGGGCACCGGAGCGCACCACCTCCGCCCAACAGTCAGACACCTCGCAATGGTCCACTACCCGGCCGATCCGGTGACGTCGTCGCACTCCGACCCCTGGCGTTCTATGATGCCGTCGGCAAGCGGCTCGCCGCGGACGGAGCGGCCGCGTGA